The genomic interval AGATCAATAAAGTAGTTTACCATGGAACAAATGCGGAATTCGATCAATTTGACCTAACTAAGAGAGGTACTAATACCGGATACCCGAATACAATACACGGATTATTCTTTACGGAGAAGGTAGAGAATGCATCGTTATTTGGCAAGAGGATTATCAAGGCAATAATTGTTATAGAAAAAGCGATTGATTTAACCATACACGGGATTTTTTCAAAAAAAAATCAAGCACCAGTCATTTGGGAAATTCTTACCGGTGAGGTTCTTTCCGAGGAAGACGCCTTAACTCAACTAGACGAGAATATATCCCTTGGAGAAATAGCAGACTTATACGATGCCTTATATTCCGAAGAAAGCCATCAAATGTTAAGAGAGGCTGGTTATGACGGTATAATTTCTTCCTTGGGTAACGATGAGTTAGAGTACGTTGTTTTTGATATTTTTCAAATATGCCAGATATACTAAGATCTCATTAAGAAAAAAAGCATTTACATTCGATTGTAATTAGGTTATGCATTCTATTCAGTTAAAACAACGACAAATACAGGATTCCCATTTTCATCTTTCTTGGCAGGGGTATATGTTTGACCATTAAACTCTATATTTAGACATTTTTTTGAGACTGATTCATACTCCCAGTTAGAAATAATTTCGTGCTCATTTTCATCTTCGAAAACAGGAGAAAATGTAAGTCTGTGTTTTAATTGCGTGGGACGGTAATCTGGACGATCTGGAAGTGTAGAAGTAACTATGACTAATCGATTTGCTTCGGGGGGAGTTTGTTTGTAAGGGCGACAATAAAAGAGCTTCCTTTTCCTTGCCTGTTTGAACAACCTGCAACTTATAAAGAGAATTTTTTATTTCCCATCCGAAAAAAGTTAGCCGTCAGTGTGAAGGTTATAATGGAAGTCAGCTTCCGTGATGGATCAGTTTGAAATAAAGGATATTTTTATTTCTACTATTAATATTTCTTTGTATATTGCAAAACCTTTTTATCTAAACCTAATCTAATGTTTAATTTCTGTCTAATTATGGCTGCTGGTGAAGGCAAAAGACTACGTCCATTAACCAATAGAATACCTAAAGCTCTAATTAAGGTAAGAGGAAAGTCCTTGATATCTCAGAGTATTATTCAGTTGACAGAAAGCGTTGAAAACATAATAATAACTACTGGCTATAAAGGCGAAGATTTGGTAGAACATGTTTATAACCTTGGCGCAAATATCATTATCAAAACTTTAGGGAAGGGAAATGCTTGGTGGATATTTAACAGCTTAATGAAATCTGTTGATGAACCTGTTCTTGTTTTACCGTGCGATAATATAACTAAATTAAATTTGGATTTTATTTTCAATTGTTATATAAAAAGCGGGGCACCTCCGTGCATGTTAGTCCCTGTTCGTCCCTTAGACAATATTGAAGGTGATTATATAAAAGGTGAAATTGGAACAGTGAGGAAGCTCTCCAGGGCTGAAGTTACTTCGATATATTGTTCGGGAATACAAGTATTAAACCCTTCTTCTATAAATAATCTTATTGAGCCTTGCGAAGATTTCAACGATTTATGGAAAGCCTTGATAGCGATACAGAAACTTAAGTATTCTGATGTCTATCCAGAGGCTTGGTATTCAATTAATAACGAAGTCCAATTACAAGGTTATCTAGATAGTAGATTTTTGAGTTATGATAATATTTAACCTACAATTACCTGAAAAAGTATTATTTGATAAGAAAAATTCAAATATTTCCTCTGTGGTTGAATCTAATATTGAAAACATACAAAGTAAGCATAAAAACGGTGAATTAAAAGTCGACAATAATTGGCATAAAATACAATATGGTTTCGGCATATCTCAATCAGAAATTGACATCTTCCAAACTCATTACTATGCTTGGAAACAATTTTTAAAAAGTAATGAAAATATGTGCCTAATCATACAGGAAAATTTGGTCCTTTCTGAGATGTTTTATGAAGGATATAGCGAATGGGAGCAGCTTCCTACTGACTGGGATGTTTTCTTTCCGTATAATCCTTATCAAAAAAACAACTCAGAACCAGAAGACAATAATAGACCTTGTTTGCTAAATCCAAATATAAGGGAAATCGACGAACATGATAGTCATTTTATGGGTATTGATTGGGGAGGAGCTATTTATTTTTTGAATCGATCGGGAGCTGAGAAGCTAATAAAAACTGAATTGATTAAACAATGTGTTCAAGATGAAATCGTCATGCAAACCATGTATGGAACATTAAATTTATATTATGAGAATGTCGAGTGGTTTAGTTATAAAGAATGTGCGAAATTGCACATTATAGACAGAGAATCTAACATTCTTTCTGAGGTCCTGAACTACAATACATGGCAAGCAAAAGATGAAGTGTTGTTAAAAGATATTTTAAGCACGTTAAGTACAATTTCATCCAATAAAAATATAGACTTGGTACTTCAAGGGGGCACTCTTTTGGGACACATTCGTCACGGTCGAAAGATGCCTTGGGACGATGATATAGATCTTGGTATAGAAGAAAAAAATCTTGACTTGTTTTTAGAGGAGGTAAAGAAATCAGGACTATTTGTGGATATTTTCCTGGAAAATCACACGGAGACATTTTACTATAAAATCTGGAGTCAGAATGGTCGAAAAATCCAAGGTTATCCATATACATTTCCTTTTATAGATATATGGCTGTTCAACTATGACGGTAATAACATTAAATTTAAAAACGGAATAATATGCCCAAATTCTGCATTGAAGCCCTTGATAAAAGTGGAATTTGAAGGCTCAGGGTTTTCAATCCCGTATAATTCGATTGAATGTTTGGATGCCCGTTATAAAGATTGGAAGTCAAAAATAAGAATCTATCCTTGGAGCCATCAGGAAGAGAAACCTATAAATTATTGTTTGAATGCTAATATAGAAGTAGATGCACACGGAAGAATAAAGTAAGAATTACTCACACCAGCCAAATTCGCTTGATTGTTTCAAATATTTCATTCTTTATTCTGCGGTCGCCGCCTTGGAATAAGTCCGGTTGTTCCAAGGGAAAAGTGAAAGAAGATACAGGTAGATAAAGGATCTAAGTCTATATTCAAGGAAGTTGACGATTGACTTTTGAGCATCAGGTGGAATTAAAATCTCCAGACTGGGTAAACCAACGAGATAATCTGCATATTGAGTCCTTTAATTGGAGTAAGAGTGCCTGAACGAACACTGATTCCTTTCATTGGAAGATGCGAAGAAGACAACTGAAGTCTGGATGGAATACAACTCCTTCCAGCTCGGTAGCTCTCTGGTGAGTCTGACATCCGAAATGTAAATCAAAAACCAGAGTAAAAACGGCAAAATTTTCTTTTTTTGAAGATTCCTTAATGTGGTGGGATGTCTAATATTAAGAAAAGTCAAAGACAGTATAATAAGTCAATATTAAAATAACGGCAATTAAAACCTATCATAATTAGATCGTGTTTTTTCGTAATAACATTTAACTTTTTTTAACAAATCAAAACTTGAAGAGCTTTTCTCAAATATACTGCTTACATAGCCTATTCCATTGTTTGTATATGTTATATCAGAGTATCCAAATTCCTTTTGCAAAGAGATATAGGGGTGGATAACGAATTTTTTTTCACTGATCTCCGATAGTTTAAGATCAGGAACATCCCCTTTATCAAAATCTGCACTTATAATTGCCGAATAAAAACTATTGAAAACGACAGTGAATTGTAGGCCGTTAAACTGGTCAACCCAAAATAGATTTTTTCTGATTTCTATTCCTGTATTGAACCAGCTAACACCGCCCATCATCAAATCAGCGCCTAAGCGCTGTGCTAATGTTATTTGTTTAATCAATTGATTCTTAGAGTAATATTTAGTGAATGAGTGGTCATCTTCG from Pedobacter indicus carries:
- a CDS encoding glycosyl transferase, with the protein product MNEFNGRKEFNLEIIPAIEKKNGAFSLWKTIQYIVNKAKKNNYDFFILCEDDHSFTKYYSKNQLIKQITLAQRLGADLMMGGVSWFNTGIEIRKNLFWVDQFNGLQFTVVFNSFYSAIISADFDKGDVPDLKLSEISEKKFVIHPYISLQKEFGYSDITYTNNGIGYVSSIFEKSSSSFDLLKKVKCYYEKTRSNYDRF
- a CDS encoding ADP-ribosyltransferase-containing protein → MGNTGEVQQINKVVYHGTNAEFDQFDLTKRGTNTGYPNTIHGLFFTEKVENASLFGKRIIKAIIVIEKAIDLTIHGIFSKKNQAPVIWEILTGEVLSEEDALTQLDENISLGEIADLYDALYSEESHQMLREAGYDGIISSLGNDELEYVVFDIFQICQIY
- a CDS encoding LicD family protein; this translates as MIIFNLQLPEKVLFDKKNSNISSVVESNIENIQSKHKNGELKVDNNWHKIQYGFGISQSEIDIFQTHYYAWKQFLKSNENMCLIIQENLVLSEMFYEGYSEWEQLPTDWDVFFPYNPYQKNNSEPEDNNRPCLLNPNIREIDEHDSHFMGIDWGGAIYFLNRSGAEKLIKTELIKQCVQDEIVMQTMYGTLNLYYENVEWFSYKECAKLHIIDRESNILSEVLNYNTWQAKDEVLLKDILSTLSTISSNKNIDLVLQGGTLLGHIRHGRKMPWDDDIDLGIEEKNLDLFLEEVKKSGLFVDIFLENHTETFYYKIWSQNGRKIQGYPYTFPFIDIWLFNYDGNNIKFKNGIICPNSALKPLIKVEFEGSGFSIPYNSIECLDARYKDWKSKIRIYPWSHQEEKPINYCLNANIEVDAHGRIK
- a CDS encoding nucleotidyltransferase family protein, yielding MAAGEGKRLRPLTNRIPKALIKVRGKSLISQSIIQLTESVENIIITTGYKGEDLVEHVYNLGANIIIKTLGKGNAWWIFNSLMKSVDEPVLVLPCDNITKLNLDFIFNCYIKSGAPPCMLVPVRPLDNIEGDYIKGEIGTVRKLSRAEVTSIYCSGIQVLNPSSINNLIEPCEDFNDLWKALIAIQKLKYSDVYPEAWYSINNEVQLQGYLDSRFLSYDNI